A DNA window from Parabacteroides johnsonii DSM 18315 contains the following coding sequences:
- a CDS encoding outer membrane beta-barrel protein: protein MKSGRYFLILFLILLTMPAYAQKGVDITGTVIEEGTNEPIEQATVRLLSVKDSSMIGGVATSRNGGFVLKNIKNGSYLLHVSFVGFDPLYQPLRITGKNNPVKLGKLALADGAILLGEAVVIGKAPEVTVRNDTMEYNADSYKTTEGSMLEDLLKKMPGVEVDSEGKITVNGKEIKKVLIDGKEFFSDDPKVASKNLPSKMIDKVQVLDKLSDMAKMTGFDDGEEETVINLTVKPGMKQGWFGNAFAGYGSEDRYEGNFMVNRFINNDQLTLMGGINNTNNMGFSDLASSMFSGMGGPRGRRGGGAGNGITTSGNIGLNFSKEFNPKLTVGGNLRYSHSDNDAISKSNRQNILPGDSTSFYNENNNSNTRSDNVAADLRMEWKPDSLTQIIFRPSFSYSDSHSREGSTFNTLSGNRDTVNIGESEYLSDGSGYNLNARLEFSRKLNSEGRVFSGSLSGGLSDSYNKGLNYSNTEYLMMAEGMDNELVDQRFRYDNKGFNYRAYLSWVEPIGHNNFIQATYSIRQNKQESLKNSYTREEGSEDYNVLDTAYSKSYRNNFINQQVSLAFKAVRAKYDYTVGLTVDPSHSTSENFVGDTVLSKLSRNVVNLSPMVRFNYKFNKRTNLRINYRGRTSQPSMTQLQPVADISDPLNTTMGNPDLKPTYTNNLFIRFQKFVPEKQTALMVMANLNYVINDIVNKSVYVGNTGKKMTTYDNVNGNYNGNIRVLFNTPLKNRKFSINSMTMASYANSNGFINDEKNTNKNLVLMERAGIDFRSDYLDLGLNGNIRYNGTQNSLQGQTDLNAFNYGVGGTTTIYLPLDFKVESDINWSTNSGYSDGFKQNEVLWNAAASKSFLKGKQATLRFKIYDILKQRSNISRSVTASYTQDSEYNTLGSYFMVHFIYRFSIFKGGASMNDVQGPGGRGPRHGGPMGPPPGGRF from the coding sequence ATGAAATCGGGAAGGTATTTTTTAATTCTGTTTTTAATTCTGTTGACTATGCCTGCATATGCACAAAAAGGTGTAGACATCACCGGAACGGTGATTGAGGAGGGGACCAATGAACCGATCGAACAGGCAACGGTCCGTTTGTTAAGCGTCAAAGACAGTTCTATGATCGGAGGTGTCGCCACATCACGCAACGGAGGTTTCGTACTCAAGAACATTAAAAACGGCAGCTACTTGCTGCACGTATCATTTGTCGGATTCGATCCGCTCTACCAGCCCCTGCGCATCACGGGAAAAAACAATCCTGTCAAATTAGGTAAACTTGCACTTGCCGACGGAGCGATCCTATTGGGCGAAGCTGTCGTGATCGGGAAAGCACCGGAAGTAACCGTACGCAACGATACGATGGAGTACAACGCCGATTCCTACAAGACTACAGAAGGTTCCATGTTGGAAGATTTGCTGAAAAAGATGCCCGGTGTGGAAGTGGACAGCGAAGGGAAAATTACCGTCAACGGGAAAGAGATCAAAAAGGTGTTGATCGACGGAAAAGAGTTCTTTTCCGATGACCCTAAGGTGGCCTCCAAGAACCTGCCATCCAAAATGATTGACAAAGTACAGGTGTTGGACAAGCTGAGCGATATGGCCAAGATGACCGGATTCGACGACGGAGAAGAGGAAACCGTCATCAACCTAACCGTCAAGCCCGGCATGAAACAAGGCTGGTTCGGAAACGCTTTTGCCGGTTACGGTAGCGAAGACCGGTACGAAGGAAACTTCATGGTGAACCGTTTTATCAACAACGATCAGCTGACTTTGATGGGAGGAATCAACAACACGAATAATATGGGATTCTCGGACCTTGCCTCCAGTATGTTCTCAGGGATGGGCGGACCACGTGGACGCCGGGGCGGAGGAGCCGGCAACGGGATCACGACATCCGGCAATATCGGTCTGAATTTCAGTAAGGAGTTTAACCCGAAGTTGACGGTCGGAGGCAACCTCCGTTATTCCCATTCCGACAACGACGCAATCAGCAAAAGCAACCGGCAGAATATACTACCGGGTGACAGCACCTCTTTCTACAACGAGAATAACAATAGCAACACACGCAGCGACAATGTAGCCGCCGACCTTCGCATGGAATGGAAACCGGACTCGCTCACCCAGATCATCTTCCGTCCGAGTTTCAGCTATAGCGACAGCCATAGTCGCGAAGGGAGCACTTTCAACACACTGAGCGGAAACCGCGACACGGTCAACATAGGCGAATCCGAATATCTTTCCGACGGAAGCGGATATAACCTTAACGCCCGCCTGGAATTCAGCCGTAAGCTAAACAGCGAAGGACGTGTTTTCAGCGGATCTCTGTCGGGAGGACTAAGCGATTCCTACAATAAAGGGCTGAACTATTCGAACACCGAGTATCTGATGATGGCGGAGGGGATGGACAACGAACTGGTGGACCAACGCTTCCGCTACGACAACAAAGGGTTTAACTACCGGGCTTATCTATCCTGGGTAGAACCGATCGGCCACAACAACTTCATCCAGGCAACCTACAGCATCCGGCAAAACAAACAGGAATCTCTGAAAAACTCTTACACTCGCGAAGAGGGAAGCGAAGATTACAATGTCTTAGACACAGCCTACAGCAAGAGCTACCGCAACAATTTCATCAACCAGCAGGTCAGCCTCGCCTTCAAAGCCGTCCGAGCCAAATATGATTACACGGTCGGTTTGACGGTAGACCCGTCTCATAGTACGAGCGAGAACTTCGTGGGTGACACGGTTCTCTCCAAGTTGTCGCGCAATGTGGTGAACCTTTCACCGATGGTCCGCTTCAACTATAAATTCAACAAGCGGACAAACCTCCGCATCAATTATCGCGGACGTACCAGCCAGCCCAGCATGACGCAACTGCAACCCGTAGCCGACATCTCCGACCCGTTGAATACGACAATGGGTAACCCAGATTTGAAACCGACCTACACAAACAACCTGTTCATCCGTTTCCAGAAATTCGTGCCCGAAAAGCAAACGGCCCTGATGGTGATGGCGAATCTCAACTACGTGATCAACGATATCGTCAACAAGTCCGTCTATGTCGGCAATACAGGTAAGAAGATGACGACCTACGACAATGTAAACGGGAACTACAACGGAAACATCCGCGTCCTGTTCAACACACCGCTCAAAAACCGGAAGTTCTCGATCAACTCCATGACAATGGCCTCTTATGCCAACAGCAACGGGTTCATCAACGATGAGAAAAACACAAACAAAAATCTGGTTTTAATGGAACGTGCCGGAATCGATTTCCGCTCCGACTATCTGGACCTCGGGCTCAACGGCAACATCCGTTACAACGGGACACAGAACTCACTTCAAGGACAAACCGACCTGAACGCATTCAATTACGGTGTAGGCGGAACGACAACGATCTATCTCCCACTCGATTTCAAAGTGGAAAGCGATATCAACTGGTCCACCAACTCCGGTTATTCGGATGGTTTCAAGCAAAACGAAGTGCTATGGAACGCCGCCGCCTCCAAGTCATTCCTGAAAGGGAAACAGGCTACACTCCGTTTTAAGATATACGACATACTGAAACAACGCAGCAATATCTCCCGTAGTGTGACTGCCAGCTATACACAAGATTCCGAATACAATACCTTGGGTAGCTACTTTATGGTGCATTTCATCTACCGTTTCAGCATCTTTAAAGGAGGAGCCAGCATGAACGATGTGCAGGGACCGGGCGGAAGAGGGCCGAGACATGGTGGTCCGATGGGCCCGCCTCCGGGTGGAAGATTTTGA
- a CDS encoding FecR family protein — protein sequence MEKEHTYMAVGEPESSVILKYIRGTASEEEKAEVDLWLKKHPDNEEALLQIARIYYACRTQERIVSRDPLRAYWKVDKKLKSQSHLKESQKKDHYAIFHRIVIELLKVAAIVLILLGGNFLLQKDDQMESFPSFQTLYVPAGQRAELVLPDSTKVWLNANSKLVYPTSFKEGIRQVELDGEAYFDVKHNGDNPFVVRTKSMNVTVLGTEFNVSAYSGIEEFNIALLRGSVELNSSDRSGKYRMKAGEQIFYREGKYVSAQIGNMDYFKWKEGVLSFNNQPIHVIIDKLRLYYDIRIEVADLPFLEERYSGKFRVKEGVEQVLKVLQLEHKFTYVKDNELNLITIK from the coding sequence ATGGAAAAAGAACATACATATATGGCTGTTGGTGAACCGGAAAGTTCAGTTATTCTGAAATACATCCGGGGTACTGCTTCTGAAGAAGAGAAAGCGGAAGTTGATCTTTGGCTGAAGAAACATCCGGACAACGAGGAGGCATTATTACAAATTGCCCGCATTTATTATGCTTGCCGGACACAAGAACGGATTGTTTCTCGAGATCCTTTAAGGGCGTATTGGAAAGTAGACAAAAAGCTAAAATCTCAATCGCATTTGAAAGAATCTCAGAAAAAAGACCACTATGCCATTTTTCATCGCATCGTAATAGAACTATTAAAAGTTGCAGCTATTGTACTGATTTTGCTCGGTGGAAACTTCTTGTTACAAAAAGATGATCAGATGGAATCTTTTCCTTCGTTTCAGACTCTATATGTTCCGGCGGGTCAGCGTGCAGAATTGGTTTTGCCTGATAGTACGAAAGTATGGCTGAATGCAAACTCGAAACTGGTCTATCCGACCAGTTTTAAAGAAGGAATTCGACAGGTTGAATTGGATGGAGAGGCTTATTTTGATGTGAAGCATAATGGAGATAATCCTTTTGTTGTTAGAACTAAATCGATGAATGTGACGGTGCTGGGAACGGAATTTAATGTGTCTGCTTATTCTGGCATCGAGGAATTCAATATTGCATTATTGAGAGGAAGTGTCGAGTTGAATTCGTCGGATCGTTCCGGAAAATATAGGATGAAGGCTGGTGAGCAGATCTTTTACAGAGAAGGAAAATATGTCTCGGCCCAAATTGGCAATATGGATTATTTTAAGTGGAAAGAAGGGGTTCTCAGCTTTAATAACCAGCCGATACATGTGATAATCGATAAATTACGCTTGTATTATGATATCAGAATAGAAGTAGCGGATCTACCTTTCTTGGAAGAACGCTATTCCGGCAAATTCCGAGTAAAGGAAGGTGTCGAACAAGTACTGAAAGTCTTGCAGTTAGAGCATAAATTTACCTATGTAAAAGATAATGAATTGAATCTGATAACGATAAAATGA
- a CDS encoding rhomboid family intramembrane serine protease: protein MITYVIIGITVVVSYICFGDHELFRKLAFIPYRTVHNNEWYRLITHGFVHADMTHLLVNMFTFWSFGTYMESAFGYLGLGTGGYLGLYFGGMVAASLYDLARRRNDPYYVSIGASGAVSAVLFTSIFLDPWGKILFFAVLPIPGIIFGVIYLAYCQYMAKKAGDNINHNAHFYGALYGLIYPAILEPSLIKRLYLLLFS from the coding sequence ATGATTACTTATGTTATTATCGGGATCACGGTTGTCGTGTCCTATATCTGTTTCGGCGACCATGAGTTGTTCCGGAAGTTAGCATTCATACCGTATCGTACCGTTCATAATAATGAATGGTACCGGTTGATTACGCATGGTTTTGTGCATGCCGACATGACGCACCTGCTTGTGAATATGTTCACCTTCTGGTCGTTCGGGACATATATGGAGAGTGCTTTCGGCTATTTGGGGTTGGGTACAGGCGGCTATTTAGGATTGTATTTTGGTGGGATGGTTGCTGCTTCCCTTTATGATCTGGCCCGTCGTCGCAATGATCCCTATTATGTGTCGATAGGCGCTTCTGGTGCTGTGTCGGCTGTCTTGTTCACTTCCATCTTTTTGGACCCGTGGGGAAAAATTCTGTTTTTTGCCGTACTGCCGATTCCGGGAATTATTTTTGGTGTGATCTACTTGGCCTATTGCCAGTATATGGCGAAAAAGGCGGGAGATAATATTAATCATAATGCCCACTTTTATGGAGCACTTTACGGTTTGATTTATCCGGCTATATTGGAACCTTCGTTGATCAAAAGGCTCTATCTGTTACTTTTCTCTTGA
- a CDS encoding TonB-dependent receptor: MKKKCTGTDYTLLLSEFRHTCRVMKLILSFLLLCVSTVFSENVSSQIARVNIVANKLSVEEIIKQIEDQTDYLFVYSNEKVDLSHRVSLNASDISVINVLNRIFENSDIGYAIEGNNILLMKKDVLQQQKGKVLKGTVKDQSGEPVIGANVVVKGTTNGTVTDVDGNFTLEVSNTDVLQVSFIGYMTREVPVKNRNILNVNLIEDTKSLDEVVVVGYGTQKKVNLTGAVNVISNEDFENRQASTVSQLLQGAAPGFNFDIGTQDGFEPGATMNISIRGMGSLNGGSPYVVIDGFPGDLNNLNPEDIESVSVLKDAAASAIYGARAPYGVILVTTKKGKKNEKVSVSYTGNLIVKTAQKLPESLDSYTWTRILNEAGDNMGGHPFSNETIDRVIAYQKGDFEYIRNSIPDWPEGATIFGAMPEGNVWNNANLNYANTDWWDIYFGNSVNQKHDISLHGGTDKVSYYFSAGYMDDSSVLNYGTDYFKRMNTLGKISVAITDWWDFGYETRFAKKIREKPNMTNEGDYSFLYRHISRNYPITPLYDGFGNYMFESHIPSIEAGTDKQDDIDFWNNFRMELRPLKGWKINADFAYNVYNQEISEVEKYIYTYDVNNQPYENGISIPNNLTRKKYIKKYWTTNIYTSYDFDINEEHNFTILAGMQFERGDESWVQGYKTDLISEKVPSFPTATGDALLSEALAHNATESYFARLNYNYKEKYLFEANVRYDGSYVFRNGKRWGTFPSFSLGWNLYNESFWENIEPYVNTLKVRASWGQLGNQNISPYSDLELIPISADKLNWIFNYGSTRPVGYTSGPNLVNRNLTWETATTTNVGMDLSFLNNRLSATVDWFERRTIDMVGPSQAMPGVLGTSVPKENNSTLRTRGWEISLNWKHALENGLSYNLGISLYDYKSVVTKYFNPTGTLSTWYEGAEVGDIWGYTVNDLFRSQEDLDSYLSKVDMTHIAANWNTGDLKYEDINHDGKVNNGTNTIGNHGDLSVIGNDQPHYQYTINGGVSYKGFDFSMLWRGVAKKDMYFYRGSNIYWGFMGGWWESCLTPEHLDYFRDQPGSKYSGLYEGDANINTDAYWPRPYLNNTEEAKNKNHANTRYLQNAAYLRLQNVQLGYSFPRSITSKMHLEKLRIYFSGENLLTFSKLPSGIDPVAPVGFPTGGEFFGTAGSGRLTYGADRIYSIGLTVTY, encoded by the coding sequence ATGAAAAAAAAGTGTACAGGGACAGACTATACCCTGTTATTAAGTGAATTTAGACATACATGTAGAGTGATGAAGTTAATCTTAAGCTTTTTGTTATTATGTGTATCGACTGTCTTTTCTGAAAACGTGAGTTCCCAGATAGCTCGTGTCAATATTGTAGCAAACAAGTTGTCTGTAGAGGAAATTATCAAGCAGATAGAAGATCAGACTGACTATCTTTTCGTATACAGCAATGAAAAGGTAGATTTGAGTCATCGGGTTTCTCTTAATGCTTCGGATATTTCCGTGATTAATGTCTTGAACCGTATTTTTGAGAACTCGGATATCGGATATGCGATAGAAGGGAATAATATCTTGTTGATGAAGAAAGATGTTCTTCAACAGCAAAAAGGGAAAGTTTTGAAAGGTACGGTGAAAGATCAGAGCGGCGAACCGGTGATCGGTGCTAATGTTGTTGTAAAAGGGACGACGAATGGTACTGTTACGGATGTAGATGGAAATTTTACATTGGAAGTTTCCAATACGGATGTTTTACAGGTTTCATTCATCGGGTATATGACACGTGAGGTTCCGGTAAAAAATAGGAATATATTGAATGTAAATCTGATTGAAGATACGAAAAGCCTGGATGAGGTAGTGGTCGTAGGTTACGGAACTCAGAAAAAGGTGAATTTGACAGGTGCTGTAAATGTGATTTCTAATGAAGATTTTGAAAATCGCCAGGCTTCTACTGTCTCTCAATTGTTACAGGGGGCTGCACCTGGATTTAATTTTGATATAGGTACACAAGATGGATTTGAACCCGGAGCAACCATGAATATCTCGATTCGTGGTATGGGATCGTTGAATGGGGGATCGCCTTATGTCGTGATCGATGGCTTTCCTGGTGATTTGAATAATTTGAATCCGGAAGATATCGAATCTGTTTCCGTTTTGAAAGATGCTGCTGCCTCTGCCATTTATGGTGCGAGAGCTCCTTACGGTGTTATCTTGGTTACAACGAAAAAAGGAAAAAAGAATGAAAAAGTTAGCGTTTCTTATACTGGTAATTTGATTGTGAAGACTGCTCAGAAGCTACCGGAAAGCCTGGATTCTTATACTTGGACCCGAATTTTGAATGAGGCGGGAGATAATATGGGGGGACATCCATTTAGCAACGAGACTATCGATCGTGTTATAGCCTATCAAAAAGGAGATTTTGAATATATTAGAAATTCAATTCCTGATTGGCCGGAAGGTGCTACCATCTTTGGCGCGATGCCGGAAGGTAATGTTTGGAATAATGCTAATTTAAATTATGCTAATACGGATTGGTGGGATATTTATTTTGGAAACAGTGTGAACCAGAAACACGATATCTCTTTGCATGGAGGTACGGATAAGGTCTCTTATTATTTCTCAGCTGGTTATATGGATGATAGTAGTGTTTTGAATTATGGAACGGACTATTTCAAAAGAATGAATACATTAGGTAAAATCAGCGTAGCTATTACCGATTGGTGGGATTTCGGATATGAAACACGCTTTGCTAAAAAGATTCGAGAAAAACCGAATATGACGAATGAGGGCGATTATTCTTTTTTGTATCGGCATATTTCTCGAAATTATCCTATTACCCCCTTATATGATGGATTCGGCAATTATATGTTTGAATCTCATATCCCTTCGATTGAAGCAGGGACAGATAAACAGGACGACATTGATTTCTGGAATAACTTTCGGATGGAGCTTCGTCCATTGAAAGGTTGGAAAATTAATGCGGATTTTGCTTATAATGTGTATAATCAAGAAATTTCGGAAGTAGAAAAGTATATATATACATATGATGTAAATAATCAGCCATATGAAAACGGCATAAGTATCCCGAATAATCTGACTCGGAAAAAATACATAAAAAAGTATTGGACGACAAATATTTATACTTCATACGATTTTGATATCAATGAAGAACATAACTTTACAATCTTAGCGGGTATGCAGTTTGAACGAGGAGATGAGTCGTGGGTTCAAGGTTATAAAACGGATTTAATTTCAGAAAAAGTACCTTCATTCCCGACAGCAACCGGTGATGCTCTTTTGTCAGAAGCTTTGGCTCATAATGCTACGGAAAGTTATTTTGCGAGGTTGAATTATAATTATAAAGAGAAATATTTATTTGAAGCGAATGTCCGTTATGATGGGTCTTATGTTTTCCGTAATGGAAAAAGATGGGGAACCTTTCCGTCATTTTCTCTCGGATGGAATTTATATAATGAATCGTTTTGGGAAAATATAGAGCCTTATGTCAACACACTGAAAGTTCGAGCATCTTGGGGACAATTAGGAAACCAGAACATTTCACCTTATAGCGATTTGGAATTAATTCCTATATCGGCTGATAAATTAAACTGGATCTTCAATTATGGTTCGACAAGGCCGGTAGGTTATACTTCTGGTCCTAATTTAGTAAATAGAAATTTGACATGGGAAACAGCAACGACGACTAATGTCGGGATGGATTTATCGTTCTTGAATAATCGATTATCGGCTACTGTGGATTGGTTTGAAAGACGGACTATTGATATGGTTGGACCGTCTCAAGCGATGCCAGGTGTATTGGGTACGAGTGTTCCAAAAGAGAATAATTCGACTTTGCGGACTCGTGGTTGGGAAATTAGTTTGAATTGGAAACATGCTTTGGAAAACGGATTGTCATATAATCTGGGTATTAGTTTGTATGACTATAAATCTGTCGTTACAAAATATTTTAATCCTACAGGGACATTGTCAACCTGGTATGAAGGTGCTGAAGTGGGTGATATATGGGGATATACAGTGAATGATTTGTTTCGCTCACAAGAGGATTTGGATTCATATTTGTCAAAAGTCGATATGACTCATATTGCCGCTAATTGGAATACCGGAGATCTGAAATATGAAGATATAAATCATGATGGTAAGGTCAATAATGGGACGAATACGATTGGCAATCATGGCGATTTATCGGTCATAGGTAATGACCAACCTCATTATCAATATACGATAAACGGGGGAGTGTCTTATAAAGGTTTTGACTTCTCTATGCTTTGGAGAGGTGTTGCTAAAAAGGATATGTATTTTTATCGTGGATCCAATATATACTGGGGGTTCATGGGCGGTTGGTGGGAGTCTTGTCTGACTCCTGAACACTTGGATTATTTTAGAGATCAGCCAGGTTCTAAATATAGTGGATTGTATGAAGGGGATGCCAATATAAATACGGATGCTTATTGGCCCAGACCTTATCTGAATAATACGGAAGAAGCGAAAAATAAAAATCATGCGAATACGCGCTATTTGCAGAATGCGGCTTATTTACGTTTGCAGAATGTTCAGTTAGGCTATAGTTTTCCTCGCAGTATTACTTCAAAGATGCATTTGGAAAAGCTTCGAATTTATTTTTCTGGTGAGAATTTATTGACATTTTCGAAGTTACCGAGTGGGATAGATCCTGTTGCTCCGGTAGGTTTTCCTACAGGAGGTGAGTTTTTCGGTACTGCCGGCTCGGGACGTTTGACCTATGGTGCTGATAGAATCTATTCTATTGGTTTGACTGTAACTTATTAA
- the rsmD gene encoding 16S rRNA (guanine(966)-N(2))-methyltransferase RsmD, whose translation MRIISGIYGRRRFDVPSTFSARPTTDFAKENIFNVISNHIDLEGLDALDLFAGTGSISFELLSRECRSVTAVEKNNAHASFIAKVAKELKTDSLTLIRGDVFRYLHSAPARHFDFIFADPPYALKELPEVPELVFERDLLRDGGIFVMEHPKTNDFSGLPYFYQHRVYGSVNFSIFIKEDIKEEEKTDA comes from the coding sequence ATGCGAATTATAAGTGGAATATACGGACGGCGCCGTTTTGATGTCCCGTCTACCTTCAGTGCCCGTCCGACGACGGATTTTGCGAAGGAAAATATCTTTAATGTGATCTCCAACCATATCGACCTTGAAGGGTTGGACGCACTCGACTTGTTTGCCGGGACGGGAAGTATCTCTTTCGAACTGCTTTCACGTGAGTGCCGGAGCGTGACAGCCGTCGAAAAGAATAATGCGCATGCTTCTTTTATCGCCAAAGTAGCCAAAGAGTTGAAAACGGATTCGCTGACGCTGATTCGCGGCGATGTCTTCCGTTATCTCCATTCGGCTCCGGCCCGGCATTTCGATTTCATCTTTGCCGATCCTCCTTATGCTCTGAAAGAATTACCCGAAGTGCCGGAACTTGTCTTCGAACGTGATCTGCTGCGAGACGGGGGAATCTTCGTGATGGAACATCCGAAGACAAATGATTTCTCCGGGTTACCCTATTTTTATCAGCACCGCGTCTACGGTTCGGTGAATTTTTCTATCTTTATCAAAGAAGATATTAAAGAAGAGGAGAAAACAGACGCATAA
- the cls gene encoding cardiolipin synthase, whose translation MLALVHIHIQWIVGIIFIILYCVTILGLVLVIITENRNPLKTIPWVIVLLLAPGIGLLFYFFFGQDNRKQRIISRRTYKRIMKRPQEGKLPQDACSVPAPYQPLVTLLTNSNQSSLLYGSDITIYTNGADKFHDLLQEIAGATHHIHIQYYIFCDDEIGNKVKELLIEKAKEGVEVRVLYDDVGCWNVKDKFFKEMSDAGIEVNAFLKVAFPVFTSKVNYRNHRKIVVIDGKVGFMGGMNIADRYTKGTSWGTWRDTHFKIIGKGVHGLQAAFLIDWYVVSKKLLNDKIYYPPLPVYSDDNIMQICTSGPVGQWRTLLQAAIFTVANAKKYVFIQTPYFLPTEGLNQALQIAALGGVDVRLMLPKRSDTRTANMATHSFIDEMVKAGVKVYFYKPGFLHSKLMVADDELTCIGSANMDFRSFEHNFEINAFVYQPSFALQMKKVFLHDMHSCERLVPSRWLKRPIKQRIAESFMRLFSPLL comes from the coding sequence ATGCTGGCACTCGTACACATACATATACAATGGATAGTGGGTATAATATTCATCATATTATACTGCGTCACCATTCTTGGGTTAGTACTGGTTATCATCACAGAGAATAGGAATCCGTTGAAAACGATTCCCTGGGTGATCGTGTTGCTCCTTGCTCCCGGTATCGGGCTCCTGTTCTATTTCTTCTTCGGACAGGATAACCGGAAGCAACGGATTATCTCCCGGCGCACCTATAAGCGCATCATGAAGCGGCCGCAGGAAGGGAAACTCCCGCAAGATGCCTGCTCCGTTCCAGCTCCCTATCAGCCATTGGTCACACTGTTGACAAACAGCAACCAGTCCTCCCTGCTCTATGGAAGCGACATCACGATCTATACGAACGGGGCAGACAAGTTTCACGACCTTTTACAAGAGATTGCGGGGGCAACCCATCATATACACATCCAATATTATATCTTCTGCGACGACGAAATTGGTAATAAGGTCAAAGAACTGTTGATCGAAAAAGCCAAAGAAGGAGTCGAAGTCCGTGTTCTTTACGACGATGTAGGTTGCTGGAACGTGAAAGACAAGTTCTTCAAGGAAATGTCGGATGCCGGTATCGAGGTCAACGCCTTCCTGAAAGTAGCGTTCCCGGTCTTCACCAGCAAAGTAAACTACCGGAACCACCGGAAAATCGTTGTCATAGACGGTAAAGTCGGCTTTATGGGCGGCATGAACATTGCAGACCGCTACACGAAAGGAACCAGTTGGGGGACATGGAGGGACACGCATTTCAAGATTATCGGAAAAGGTGTACATGGTTTGCAGGCGGCTTTCCTGATCGATTGGTACGTGGTCAGCAAGAAACTCCTGAACGACAAGATTTACTATCCACCGCTTCCGGTCTATTCGGACGATAATATCATGCAGATCTGCACCAGCGGCCCCGTCGGACAGTGGCGCACGCTCTTGCAGGCGGCCATCTTCACGGTTGCCAATGCCAAGAAATATGTATTTATCCAGACCCCTTATTTCCTTCCGACCGAAGGGCTGAACCAGGCTTTGCAGATAGCAGCTTTGGGAGGTGTCGACGTACGGCTGATGCTCCCAAAGCGTTCGGACACGCGTACGGCAAACATGGCGACTCACTCTTTCATTGATGAGATGGTAAAAGCAGGCGTCAAAGTCTATTTCTATAAACCGGGATTCCTACATTCTAAACTGATGGTGGCAGACGACGAACTGACCTGCATCGGTTCCGCCAATATGGACTTCCGCAGTTTCGAGCATAATTTCGAGATCAACGCCTTTGTTTACCAACCTTCGTTTGCCTTACAGATGAAGAAGGTATTCCTGCACGACATGCATAGTTGCGAAAGACTGGTTCCATCACGCTGGCTGAAGCGTCCGATCAAACAACGCATAGCCGAATCGTTTATGCGTCTGTTTTCTCCTCTTCTTTAA
- a CDS encoding RNA polymerase sigma-70 factor, producing MDENNLIILLQQGDQDAYKQLFIKYYSPLCEYASQYISDDDSEELVQELMLFLWETRENLVIETSLKSYLFISTKHRCLNAIRKNLYHERIHNQIYEKIKDQFEDPDYYFVNELTENIQKAIENLPETYRETFAMSRFGENTNVQIAQKLGVSVKTVEYRISQALKILRLKLKDYLPFLINILG from the coding sequence ATGGATGAAAATAACCTGATAATACTATTGCAACAAGGAGACCAGGATGCTTACAAACAACTGTTTATCAAGTATTACTCCCCCCTTTGCGAATACGCGTCACAGTATATTTCTGATGATGATTCTGAAGAGCTTGTGCAGGAGTTGATGCTTTTTCTTTGGGAAACACGGGAAAATCTTGTGATTGAGACGTCTTTGAAATCCTATCTATTTATATCCACCAAACATCGTTGCCTCAATGCGATCAGGAAAAACCTGTATCACGAGCGTATCCATAACCAGATATATGAGAAGATAAAAGACCAGTTTGAAGACCCGGACTACTATTTTGTAAATGAACTGACAGAAAACATACAGAAAGCAATCGAGAACCTGCCCGAAACCTATCGGGAAACATTTGCTATGAGCCGATTCGGGGAAAATACGAATGTGCAAATTGCCCAAAAACTCGGAGTATCGGTAAAAACCGTCGAATACAGGATATCGCAGGCACTTAAGATACTCCGTCTTAAATTGAAAGATTATCTGCCTTTCTTGATAAATATTCTGGGATAA